A segment of the Maylandia zebra isolate NMK-2024a linkage group LG2, Mzebra_GT3a, whole genome shotgun sequence genome:
acttttggtgtgtgtgtgccgcTAAGACtgaatgtgtgtctctgtgtgtgtgtgtgtgtctccattCAGCAGGCCTTATTTGGCTCGTGTTTGACCAGTTACCTCCTCTCAAGTCCCAGAGGAGCTAATGTTTCCGTCTGGCCTTGTAGGGCCATCCTCCCTCTTAAACACACCCACTGAGAGCTCATTGGACCACAActtctcacacacgcacacacacacacagaaagacacagaaggaggaagaaaacaAAGTTAAACACTCACTTTTATGCAGACTGTAGCTTCTTCTTCATCTGTCAGCAGGATGCATTTAGGCTTCTTTGTAAAGAGATGAAACCTTGCAAGATATCACCGTGGCAACCTTGATAGACCTTTATTTCCTTGTTAGTTGTAGAGCTGCATCCCCTTAGATAAAAATGTTGCTTTGCAACAAGCCGGATAGACTATTTTAGAAGTGTGACAAATGACAAATGTGTTAATGTTTAATTTAGTGCTTTTTCCAGTGCAGCAGGATATCCTCCTGTCGAAATCAATCGCATTTGCATAAAATCCCAGACAGTGAGAAAAACAGTGCAGCCTTTGACTAATTTTgagatgcttttattttaaacatttcctCTGATAATGTGGGGAATTACTGGTGTCTGCAGGCTTCTTCACTGTATGGTGTGTTTTTTGATACAGATGAAGTATAATCTGTGCCTGCTTAGCCTTTCCCATGTTCCCACTTCCTTTACTTACTAGCAGAGTGGTAACTTAGTAACAGAGAGTCAGTGATCTCTGTAGTTCTCACAGGAGAGAAAAAGTCTCCTTATTTCTAAAACAGACTCATGACAGCATGATGAACTGAGGCTCTTGTGTTTCCTCATACGGCTGAGTCATGTTTAACCGACAACTTCCCCCTCTACCATCTTTTCTCATCCACCCGCACACAGattaaaaagcagcagcaggatgTGATGGGCTTCCTGGCGGCCAATAAGATCGAGTTCGAGGAGTGTGACATCGCAGCCAACGAGGCTAACAGGAAGTGGATGAGGGAGAATGTCCCAGAGGAATCCAGGCCTGCCACGGGGAACCCGCTCCCCCCACAGATATTTAATGAAACCAAATATTGCGGGGTAAGACAcgcacgtgcacacacatgAAATTATTTGCATGCGATCATCTAAGCAGCTACTGTTGTGATAATAAAGCTCATGTCTTCAAGACCACCTGATTAAAAGTTGACCTCAAGTATACAGAGTGTACAGGCGTCATTTATCCCTTTGTTTTGGGTTTATAGACTGCAGCTTCACTGTTctttcagtagctgctgtgCTCAGTGAAAAGGCTTTAATAAAAATACACTCCGTACACTCCCTTCCCAGCACCGCAGAGCTGCCAAACATAGTTAGCAAATAGCTGGTGAACACAGTGGGGAATCTAGCAACTTACAAGACAGctagtttttttaaaagtggaaaCAGAGTTTTTGGAGACTAAAGCTGATACAAAACACGTAAGGTCTCAATATGTCACTGTTCTGCTGCCCCTACGGACGGTAAATAAACAATGGACATAACCCCTGGGTCTGAAAGAATAAACTAATGCAAACTACCTTTAATTTACTTTCTAATGGGCAATAGGGGGAGCTTGTTTACCGTACTTGTCATTTGATCTATAGCCTAATAAATGCTCTCCTGCTGAGTTTATGTTCAGTTTTAAACCTGACTGCTTGCAACATCGTGGCCATTTTTGTAAATGATTTATAGTAAAACTGGTGACAAATCAGGGTGTCTTTTAAGGTATGGTTTCATTTTTAACGTAGTaaatgtgtgtatgcatgtatcAGGCAAAACTCAAGGCTGCTAACATGTTAAGTGAATCacactgattatctcttcatcatgACACCTGTTAGTGGTTGGGATGTATGAGGGAACAAGagaacattttgtcctcaaagttCATGTTAGAAGTAGGAAAAATGGACAAGTGAAAGGATTTGAGAGAGTTTGACAAGAACCAAATGTTGATGGTTAGACGACTGGGACAGAGCATCTCTTAAACTGCAGCTCTTGTGGGATGTTCCAGGCCAGTGATGAACCACTGACAGAGTCATGAGCGGCCAAGGATCACTGATGCATGTGGGAAGTGAAGACTGGCTTGTGTAGTCCAATCCAATCTGGCTGCCCATGCTGACTGCTGTCCACCAACAATGGGGACGTGAGCATCAGAACTGGACCATGGAGCAATGGAAGAAGGTGGCCTGGTCACATTGAAGGCCAGTTGTCTGTGTGCATCGCTTACCAGGGAAATACCTGACACTAGGATGCCCTATGGGAAGAAGGCAAGCTAGAGGAAGCAGTGCAATGCTTTAGATATTGTTCTGCAGGGTtcagtcctgccattaatttaGATGCTACTTTGACCCGTACCACCTACCACTGTTGCAGACCATTAACGTGTTCTGCCACAAAGCAGAAATAgttcaggaatggtttgagAAGCACAACAATgagtttgaggtgttgacttgGCCTCCAAAGTCGAGCATCTGTGGAACGTGCTGGACAAACAATGATACATGGAGATCCCACCTCTCAACTACAGGAGTGAAAGTATCTGTTGCTAATTTGGtgccagataccacagcacaccttcagggGTCTAGTGGAGTCCATGCCTCCGCGGGTCAGAGCTGTATTGGGAGCGAAAGGGGGACCAACCCAATAATAGACAGGCGGTCAGAATGTTATGCTTGATCAGGGTATATATATGTACGTATATCCTCCTTAACAAACAGGCCAATCTGAACAAAACTTTGTTGAACATCATCACTCAGACACTGATTATTAGCATCtgtatgtgttaaaaaaaacaaacatttattatagATCCAAATTCTTTTCATATTCCTCATGACCCTGCAGATGTAAGGCTATGTTCTGTTTGCGtttatttttatgttcagtcaTAATACAGAGTCCATACGTAACTTAACAGTCACCAAAATTTGTATCCTCTACAAAAATGTAATTGAGTCACCAGGTCACAGGCCTGCGATTTGCCTCACTTCTAGTGAAAAAGCATATATAGTGATTTCTTAGTCATCCACCTCTTATTTGAGAAGTCCACAAACCAATGCATGACATCAACCAGTCTATAGGAGGAGCTATATCCAGACTGACTTTAAGACTTTAAGAAGTTTTCTTGCAATGGCTGTATAAATACACTAATcgcacaattaaaaaaaacaaaacaattgtaGGCATTAAGTCTTAAAATGTGACACATGAATTCTGCTTTCCTCTGTTTACTTCcccattcatttttttctattcagGAATCAGTTTGGCAGCTGTGCTGATCAGACATACTCTACCAAACACTACACAAACCTGATGCACTGTGTTAGCAGATGTTCGTTTACTCCCTTTGTAAACACTTGGGGCCTTTAGCATGCGTGCACTGTGGCATCATCCTGTGCTGCTAATGGGTGGCTCAAAGTGAAGGTGCACTTGCAGCATGGGCTGTATTGAATGTCACAGACAAAGACGACAGGGATGCTCGCAGCTGTAGAGCTCTTTtgaaaaatcagttttgtgCCCTGgtggagaaagaggaagaagacaaaGGGTCAGAGAAGGAGCGAGGGATCAGGAAAGTGCGAGACGGCTAAACCCTAGACGGGCTGAACGTGTTAGCTTGTTTACCCTGCGCTGCATTCTCAAAAGACAATGCCCTCCTATCACACTGACTGCCGAGGTCTGTCCTTGGACAGATAACACAACCTCAACTGTTTCTCACAGCCGCCCAGATTGTTGCCTCAGGCCGCACACGCTCAGAGGCTGTTTCAAATTATCAGCGTTCAGCTTCAGGAGAGCCGGATCTTCTGATTGATCGGCCTTAAAcctctctgtttgtgtttcttccTGCTTCGCAGAACTACGAGGCCTTCTTTGACGCCAGGGAGGAAAACGCCGTGTACGCATTTCTGGGTCTGACCGCTCCTCCGGGCTCTAAGGTAAGCTCACGGACACAGTAACACATGCTGGGTGACTGTCCCTCCTGAGAAGTGCATTCCTACACCCTCAGCCACATTTCCTGTAAAACAATCCTAAATATACACTCGTCTTCGCACTTTAATTTccataaagaaaacacacattacatAATACATCTGTTCATGATATCCACCACAGCAGGCCTCCTATCGGTTTTGCAGGCTCTCTCGCTCGCTGGCGCCTCCTCTCGGCCACAAAGGGGACTGCAGGGAGGTGTGCCAGTTACCATGGAGACAGAGGGGGTTTTCCTCTGAGCTGTGGCAAGGGATATATTAACCAGTATCCTCCATTTTAATATAACACACTCTGTCCCttccctctctgttttttttctctccaggaGGCCGAGGCTCAAGCGAAGAAAGGAGCACAGCAGTAGCAGCTTCCCATCGTTCCCGTCCTGACACCTCAGGCCTAACCTACATCTGGACCCAGCCTTGCCTAgacccgggggggggggggggggggggaatagaAGCAACACCTTGCTCAGCTTATAAATATAATGAAGGTTTCGATGTACTTTTTCTCATGACGTTTCTGTTTCATAAATCTGCGTTCAGCCGTGCCTTGCTAGCTGTAGTTGAAAGGAGGTGCTAAAGCAGACTATTAAGGGTATCTAAAACAGCTCAGCTTCCTCCCGTTAATCTCAGCCTGATAGTCCTATTGGCCCAATGACATGTCAATCAGAGCATTACCGTGAATGTGTGACTACCCGATTGGGACGACATCATCAGACCCAGTGAAATATACAAAGACAGATTCACTGTTGGCCACAAACAACATCATCCAACCTTTGACTGTAAACATgaatattattgttttttagaGGTTTAATCAGTAGAAGTCTTAAATTTTTCAGCCAAATTGTGTGATCCAGTAACGGTTTTCTCTTACAGTCCCACCCGCTGAGTTTATAGTTACTTTCTGTCGtcttaaaactgttttattagcAAACCCTTTTTCTACAAGATGATATTTGCTTAACAGAAATGACAATACATGcaattttggtgctttttttgttttgttttgggggaagTTCTTGTTCCTATTAGAATAAATTTTTTTAACATGGTGTTGGTAAATCCCTGACTTACGTAAACTGGTACAATCGCTCCTCGGAATAAAACGGCAatgacacacagacaaaaagaatGACTCTTAAAACAGTCAGCCGATTTTGAAACGAGCTCTGCCTCCTCGCCCCGTGCTGTTCATTTTTTATGTACAATAAATAATTGtaagttgacttgacttgacgtgtctgtttttgttttactttagcGTGTGTCAGTCATCTCAGAAAGTATTCAGAACACGTAACTGTTTCGTAAATGTAGTTTTAAACAAATGCACTGTTTTAATCCATCTACATCCAGGAGACTGATATGTGTCGCTTCTCTAAAATTCTATTCAAAATCTCAATCTGAAGTAACTAAATAATAACAAGTATTCAGACACTTTACTGTGGCCCTCCAAACTGTGTCAGACTGGCAAACTCACGCTGGTCAAACACTTTACACCACATGTCAGGACCAAAGAGTCCCAGGAGTTGTCAgtggaccttcaaaataaaactctcCCAATCAGGAAAAGCGCATGTAACCTATTCTAAAGCTCTGTGTGTTACCACCAGCCTCAACAGCTGTGAAATGTAAGAATAGACATTGATTAAATTTGACTGTAATAGCACAAATAGGTCCTATCTCAGATAGGTGTTCACTTTAACAGAACCTACCCAGAAGACTTGAAGCCACTAAAAGTACTAATGAAATTCAGAATGTGAAACCTCTGGAGCTGATTATCATTTGAATAACACATAAagacaaaaactgcatttcaaaagtgctttaaGTTCTGTAAGGCACCGTGTATTCTCTCACCAACTTAGTGGTAAGGACAGGAGTCCTAAGGTGAGATGCGTAAACCTTCCTTTCGAGGTTTCTTAAGGTTTGTGGATGGTTATATGATCAATAGAACCAAAAGAAAAGATTTCCCATATAAACATCTCATATGATGTCAGTTACATAACTGTTTCAAGGAAAACGAAACGAAATTGTATCAGACTGCTGTTTTTCAAACTAAAACAGCCTACCTCGTTTATCACAGCAGAGTTATTTTGATTGTTACTCTTTGAATTGGGTCTGATTCTGAGGTTATTAGCCACTAAACGCCACGTTATATAAACTTTTCCACAGACTTTAAATATAATTATTCTCTGACTTTGAATGAATGACTGTTACTTGAACTGAACTTTTCCTTTGCTTAAGTAACGGAGCAGGATACCACCTGCTCCTCAACCTGACGATGTTAACTTATCCTGTTATGTAAAAATGAGCTGTTCTCATTTTTTTAACTCAGATTTTCGGTTATAGATTAAATAAAGGAAGTGCCGGGGCGGGAAGGTGGAGGGGGCAGTTCTTATATGCAGAAGTGAAACCAGACTGGAGATCTTTATAACCGCACTTACAGTCACGCAGTGCCATTAGTGCATGCAAGTGACCGAAGAAGCAAAAGAGGCAGAGGAAAAAGAAGGCCAGTTACTAGGCGGGCATGTTGGCTGAAGGTTTTCTCAGACTGCTGGTGTACAGGGAGGAGAGAAAGTTTGCCTCCAATTCCAAGCAAAGGAGATTGCAGACAAGTGGTCATTGTGCTGATCCATCCAACTGTGCTCGCTCTGACTCGAGC
Coding sequences within it:
- the sh3bgrl gene encoding SH3 domain-binding glutamic acid-rich-like protein: MVIKVYIASSSGSTSIKKQQQDVMGFLAANKIEFEECDIAANEANRKWMRENVPEESRPATGNPLPPQIFNETKYCGNYEAFFDAREENAVYAFLGLTAPPGSKEAEAQAKKGAQQ